Proteins from a single region of bacterium:
- a CDS encoding DUF2723 domain-containing protein, with protein sequence LVFFISFGVYLHTLTPTVGFHDSGELITCTWTLGIAHPPGYPLYTLLGKVFITLIPIGNIAFRMNMQSTLFAFYNNPIAYS encoded by the coding sequence TTCTTGTTTTTTTTATTTCATTTGGGGTTTATTTGCATACCTTAACGCCAACTGTTGGGTTTCATGATTCTGGTGAGCTAATAACCTGTACCTGGACATTAGGCATTGCCCATCCTCCGGGCTATCCTCTTTATACCTTGCTGGGTAAGGTCTTTATCACCTTAATCCCTATTGGAAACATTGCCTTCAGGATGAATATGCAATCAACTTTGTTTGCTTTTTATAATAATCCCATAGCTTATTCTTAA